A window of Photobacterium toruni genomic DNA:
TTATCCCGTATCGAGGGTTCGAATCCCTCCTTCACCGCCATTATTTTTTAATGGATATTGTGACGCTTTCTTATTGATTTAATTATCTTAATTTGGGATAATGCAACGGTAACAAAGCACAGTGCGCGCGTAGCTCAGCTGGATAGAGTACTTGGCTACGAACCAGGCGGTCGGAGGTTCGAATCCTCCCGCGCGCACCATTATTTAAGCAATGAGTTCTGTTAACCTTTAGCAGTTAATACAACTTGTTACTTGCACCGAATTGTGTGGTGAGGTGGCCGAGAGGCTGAAGGCGCTCCCCTGCTAAGGGAGTATACGGTTTATCCCGTATCGAGGGTTCGAATCCCTCCTTCACCGCCATTCTTTATTGATGGCAACGATGTTGATATCAATATGGTGTTTTCTTTAGCAAGAAACACCCAGTGCGCGCGTAGCTCAGCTGGATAGAGTACTTGGCTACGAACCAGGCGGTCGGAGGTTCGAATCCTCCCGCGCGCACCATTATTTAAGCGATGAGTTGAACATAATAGTTAACTTGTTACTTATACCAATTTGTGTGGTGAGGTGGCCGAGAGGCTGAAGGCGCTCCCCTGCTAAGGGAGTATACGGTTTATCCCGTATCGAGGGTTCGAATCCCTCCTTCACCGCCATTAATTGCTTTCTATCAAAAATTATCGCAAGGTAAGGTTTGACGATTGCATTATTCCTTTTATAGCTAAAAGGAATTGTTTCTGAAAAAAGAAACAACAGTGCGCGCGTAGCTCAGCTGGATAGAGTACTTGGCTACGAACCAGGCGGTCGGAGGTTCGAATCCTCCCGCGCGCACCATCATTTAAAAGCAATAGACCACAATGTCTGTTGTTGTAACAGAATTAGTGCGCGCGTAGCTCAGCTGGATAGAGTACTTGGCTACGAACCAGGCGGTCGGAGGTTCGAATCCTCCCGCGCGCACCATCATTTAAAAGCAATAGACCACAATGTCTGTTGTTGTAACAGAATTAGTGCGCGCGTAGCTCAGCTGGATAGAGTACTTGGCTACGAACCAGGCGGTCGGAGGTTCGAATCCTCCCGCGCGCACCATCATTTAAAAGCAATAGACCACAATGTTTGTTGTTGTAACAGAATTAGTGCGCGCGTAGCTCAGCTGGATAGAGTACTTGGCTACGAACCAGGCGGTCGGAGGTTCGAATCCTCCCGCGCGCACCATCATTTAAAAGCAATAGACCACAATGTTTGTTGTTGTAACAGAATTAGTGCGCGCGTAGCTCAGCTGGATAGAGTACTTGGCTACGAACCAGGCGGTCGGAGGTTCGAATCCTCCCGCGCGCACCATCATTTAAAAGCAATAGACCACAATGTCTGTTGTTGTAACAGAATTAGTGCGCGCGTAGCTCAGCTGGATAGAGTACTTGGCTACGAACCAGGCGGTCGGAGGTTCGAATCCTCCCGCGCGCACCATCATTTAAAAGCAATAGACCACAATGTCTGTTGTTGTAACAGAATTAGTGCGCGCGTAGCTCAGCTGGATAGAGTACTTGGCTACGAACCAGGCGGTCGGAGGTTCGAATCCTCCCGCGCGCACCATCATTTAAAAAGCAATAGACCTCAATGTTTGTTGTTGTAACAGAATTAGTGCGCGCGTAGCTCAGCTGGATAGAGTACTTGGCTACGAACCAGGCGGTCGGAGGTTCGAATCCTCCCGCGCGCACCATCATTTAAAAGCAATAGACCTCAATGTTTGTTGTTGTAATAGAATTAGTGCGCGCGTAGCTCAGCTGGATAGAGTACTTGGCTACGAACCAGGCGGTCGGAGGTTCGAATCCTCCCGCGCGCACCATCATTTAAAAGCAATAGACCACAATGTCTGTTGTTGTAACAGAATTAGTGCGCGCGTAGCTCAGCTGGATAGAGTACTTGGCTACGAACCAGGCGGTCGGAGGTTCGAATCCTCCCGCGCGCACCATCATTTAAAAGCAATAGACCACAATGTCTGTTGTTGTAACAGAATTAGTGCGCGCGTAGCTCAGCTGGATAGAGTACTTGGCTACGAACCAGGCGGTCGGAGGTTCGAATCCTCCCGCGCGCACCATCATTTAAAAGCAATAGACCTCAATGTTTATTGTTGTAACAGAATTAGTGCGCGCGTAGCTCAGCTGGATAGAGTACTTGGCTACGAACCAGGCGGTCGGAGGTTCGAATCCTCCCGCGCGCACCATCATTTAAAAGCTCAGCTTAGGCTGGGCTTTTTTTATACCTCAATTTTAGCCTTGATATCATTCTGCGGTTTTTATACCTCATTCTTCCATTTATACCATCAATACGCTGTAGCTTAGCTTTCCTGTAATAACTTATTATGCAGTTAAATCAAAGATTGAATAACAGCCAGTTAATAGACTTGGTATTATTATCAAAATCAGATCTTTTGTACTGTTGTAACCAGAGGTTAGATCGACATTGCATACTTACTATTATTTTATGAGATAACAACTTAATGACAGAATTGATGAATGGCGATCTTGGATTATGGGTGCTGTTTGCCACTGGATTTTTAAGTGCAACCTTACTGCCTGGTGGATCTGAAGCTAATCTAATTGCAGCTTTAAAAGTAGGTGATAACCCTGTATGGCAAATAGTTGCAGTTGTAACTATCGGCAATACTTTAGGAGGGCTGACTAATTATTGGCTTGGATTGTTACTACCTGATAAAACAGCTGAAAATAAACAAAGTAATAACGCATTATTATGGTTAAAGAAATATGGTTATTGGAGTTTATTATTAAGTTGGATGCCATTAATTGGTGATCCTCTTTGTCTTGCTGCCGGTTGGTTACGGATGCGTTTTTGGTGGTGTGCTGCCGCTATTTTTATTGGGAAAATGTTACGCTATATTGCCTTAGCGGCGATTGTGCTAGGGTTATTCTCTGGATTATCAGTGTAAGGAATGTATTAACGTGCAAAAGTGGGTTTTAAGTGCTGCAGTACTGTCATTAGCAGGATGTAGTCAATGGAGTGAACATGCTTCAGTAAATGATAACTTGCCACAAGGAGTTAAATTTATTGAACAGGTTAAAGCCGTAACAGGCAAGGCAGTAATTCCTTACAGTAAATATCAATTAGCCAATGGACTGACTGTTATTCTATCACCAGATGATTCTGATCCTTTGGTAAATGTTGATATGACTTATCATGTTGGCTCTGCTCGCGAACAACAAGGAAAGTCAGGTTTTGCTCATTTCTTTGAACATATGATGTTTCAAGGCTCAAAACATGTTGGTGATCAGCAGCATTTTAAATTGATCACAGAAGCTGGCGGTAATTTAAATGGCAGTACTAACCGCGATCGTACTAATTATTATGAAACCGTTCCTGCAAACCAACTTCAAAAAGTGTTGTGGTTAGAGTCCGATCGAATGGGGTTCTTATTGGATGCAGTGTCACAGCGTAAATTTGAAATTCAGCGTTCAACAGTAAAAAACGAGCGAGCTCAAAATTTTGAAAATCGTCCTTATGGGTTGATTTATGAGAAAATGGGTGAGGCGCTATATCCGCGAAGTCATCCATATTCATGGCAAACTATTGGTTATGTTGATGATCTTGATCGGGTTGATGTTAATGATCTTAAAGCATTTTTCCTGCGTTGGTATGGTCCAAATAATGCGACTTTGACTATCGGTGGTGATATTAATAAAGCGCAAACACTAGCGTGGATCAATAAATATTTCGGCTCGATTCCACGAGGTCCTGAAGTAAAAAATGCGCCTAAACAGCCTGCTAAAATTACTCATAATCGATTTATTACCCTTGAAGATAATATTCAACAACCAATGCTAATGATGGGATGGCCAACAGCGTATCTTGGTGCAAAAGATCAGTCATCACTGGATATACTAGGGCAAATTATTGGCAGTGGCACTAATAGTTTACTGTATCAAAAATTAGTTAAGACGGGCGAGGCTGTAGATGCTGGTGCTTTTCAAGATTGTGCCGAGCTCGCGTGTACGATGTATGTTTATGCAATGGCCCCAAGCGGAAACCAAGGCAATTTAAAACAGCTGCGTACTAAAGTGATGGCTATCGTCAATGGTATTGAAAAGCAGGGGATTAACCCTCAGCAACTGAATGAAATTAAAGGTTCAGTTGCGGCAAGTGCAATTTATGGCTTGCAAAGTGTAGCGGGTAAAGTCTCTCAGCTTGCGGCTTATCAAACATTTTTTGGTGATCCTAATTATTTACCAACCGAGCTTAAAAACGTTAATAGCGTTACCACCAATACTGTAATGGCAGCTTATAATAAGTACTTATATCAGCAGCCAAATGTCAGTTTAAGCGTAGTACCAAAAGGGAAATTGCAATTAGAAGCGGCTAAGCCAAACTTTATTCCTGCGCCTCGTCATCTTCCACAGCATCATAAGATCAAAGAGCAAGATTTAGCTTATCGTACGGTTACCGATAATTTTGATCGCTCAGTCATGCCACAAGCATCAACTCCCGTTAAAGCTGTGATGCCGAGTTTATATGAATTTAAACTTGCTAATGGTATTAATGTTATTGGCACTGAATACCAAGAAACCCCCACTATTACCTTACAATTAAGTGTCCCTGCTGGGCGTCGAGTTGAACCTGATGGTAAAGCAGGGTTAGCACAATTAACGGCGGCAATGATGAATGAGGGGACGACGAAATTAACCGCGGAGCAGATAGCATCAAAACTTGATACCTTAGGCAGTAGTATCAATGTTAATGCTGGGCTTTATAACACCACGGTATCACTGAATACTTTGACAAAGAATTTACCACAAACATTGGCATTATTTGAGCAACGTTTGTTGGAACCTAAATTCACAGAATCTGATTTCAAACGTTTGAAAAAGCAAATGTTAGAAAGCATTGTCTATGAGCATCAAAGTGCGGAATGGTTAGCAAATCAAGCAACTCGAGATGTATTGTTTAAAGGGACGGTATTTAGTCGTCCCGCGGAGGGCACTCAAGCCTCCATTAATAATCTTACCTTGCAAGATGTTAGGGATTTCTACCAGCGTTATTACACTCCAAATGGTGCTGATATCGTCGTCGTTGGCGATATTAAACAAGCTAATTTACAGACGGATTTAGCCCCGTTAGCGGCTTGGAAAGGGGCTCCTAAACCAACGTTTATAATGCCAACGTTACCATACCTATCCCAGCAAGCGATATGGCTAGTCAATAAACCGCATGCGCCACAAACCGTCGTGCGTTTGGTGCGCCAAGGCTTAGCTTATGATGCAACGGGTGAGTTATTTAAGACGCAGTTAGCTAATTTTAATTTAGCGGGTAATTTTAATAGTCGTCTAAATTTGAATTTACGTGAAGATAAGGGCTATACCTATGGTGCTGGCGGTTATTTAACTGGCGGACGAGAAATTGGTATGGCAAGTTTTTATGCACAAGTTCGAGCTAATGCAACTTTACCTGCGATCAAAGAGTTTATGGTTGAACTTAAACGCATGAGTAGCACTGGATTAACCGATAAAGAAGTCAAATTTATGCGGTTAGCTGTTGGTCAACAAGATGCGTTAAGTTATGAAAC
This region includes:
- a CDS encoding M16 family metallopeptidase yields the protein MQKWVLSAAVLSLAGCSQWSEHASVNDNLPQGVKFIEQVKAVTGKAVIPYSKYQLANGLTVILSPDDSDPLVNVDMTYHVGSAREQQGKSGFAHFFEHMMFQGSKHVGDQQHFKLITEAGGNLNGSTNRDRTNYYETVPANQLQKVLWLESDRMGFLLDAVSQRKFEIQRSTVKNERAQNFENRPYGLIYEKMGEALYPRSHPYSWQTIGYVDDLDRVDVNDLKAFFLRWYGPNNATLTIGGDINKAQTLAWINKYFGSIPRGPEVKNAPKQPAKITHNRFITLEDNIQQPMLMMGWPTAYLGAKDQSSLDILGQIIGSGTNSLLYQKLVKTGEAVDAGAFQDCAELACTMYVYAMAPSGNQGNLKQLRTKVMAIVNGIEKQGINPQQLNEIKGSVAASAIYGLQSVAGKVSQLAAYQTFFGDPNYLPTELKNVNSVTTNTVMAAYNKYLYQQPNVSLSVVPKGKLQLEAAKPNFIPAPRHLPQHHKIKEQDLAYRTVTDNFDRSVMPQASTPVKAVMPSLYEFKLANGINVIGTEYQETPTITLQLSVPAGRRVEPDGKAGLAQLTAAMMNEGTTKLTAEQIASKLDTLGSSINVNAGLYNTTVSLNTLTKNLPQTLALFEQRLLEPKFTESDFKRLKKQMLESIVYEHQSAEWLANQATRDVLFKGTVFSRPAEGTQASINNLTLQDVRDFYQRYYTPNGADIVVVGDIKQANLQTDLAPLAAWKGAPKPTFIMPTLPYLSQQAIWLVNKPHAPQTVVRLVRQGLAYDATGELFKTQLANFNLAGNFNSRLNLNLREDKGYTYGAGGYLTGGREIGMASFYAQVRANATLPAIKEFMVELKRMSSTGLTDKEVKFMRLAVGQQDALSYETPTKKAALLGTILSYDLPKDFVTQRNHIVATITKTEMDNLAKKWFNPNDYQIIVVGDAKTLLPQLKTLGLPIHQLVLNQ
- a CDS encoding YqaA family protein; its protein translation is MTELMNGDLGLWVLFATGFLSATLLPGGSEANLIAALKVGDNPVWQIVAVVTIGNTLGGLTNYWLGLLLPDKTAENKQSNNALLWLKKYGYWSLLLSWMPLIGDPLCLAAGWLRMRFWWCAAAIFIGKMLRYIALAAIVLGLFSGLSV